Within Corynebacterium timonense, the genomic segment ACTGCTGGGCGGCTAGGGTGGCGGTCACGGAGCACATGGCACCCGACCCGGCGGCGCGCGTTCAGCCGGGCCGCACCGAGCCGCTCGCCCAGGGCTGGGTGGGCTTCCTCGGGGGCCCGCTCGGCCGTTTCGCTGTGCCCGGCCGGGCGTCCTTCTGGACGCCGCTGCGCGCGATCCTGGCGCTGGCCTGGGTGTTTTTGTCGCTCGGCGTGCTCAGCAAGGCGAACTGCGCCGGAGGTAGCCCCGACGAGAACGGGGTGCTCCAGCTGGACTGGTCGGGAGCGCGCCAGTACACCTCGTTCTGCTACAACGACATCGTCCCGCTCTACCACGGGCGCGGCCTCGACCAGCCCGGATTCGCCTACGACTACTCCTGGGTCGAGGACGGCGTCACCCGGTACATGGAGTACCCGGTGCTTGCCGGCGTCTTCCAAAACATCATGGGCGCCATTGCCCGCTCGACCTCCGGCCTCGTCGCCGGCGTGCTCCCGGAGGTGGGCTGGTACTTCTATCTCACCGCCTTCGTCATGGCGGTGCTGTGGGTGGCCACGGCCCGGATGGTCGCCGAGCTGGCCGGTAACCGAGTGTGGGACACGCTGCTTGTCGTCGGCAGCCCGCTGCTGATCACCCACGCGTTCACCAACTGGGACATCCCCTCAATCTTCTTCCTGGTCGCGGCCCTCCTCGCGGCGCGGAACCGGCGCTTCTGGCTCGCCGGCGTGCTGATCGGGCTGGGCACCGCGTTCAAGCTGTGGCCCCTGTTTGTCCTCGGCGCGTACGTCACGTTGGCGCTGCGCACACGCCAGTGGCTGCCCTTCGCAAAGATGGCCGGCGCTGCGGCGCTGACGTGGGTTGCCGTCAACCTCCCCGTCTACCTGCGCAACCCCGAGGGGTGGGCCGAGTTCAACCGGCTCAATACCGAGCGCGGCTGGGAGTGGACGACGATCTACGCGGTGATTTCCCGCATCACCGGCTGGGGCGGCTTCGACGGGGAGGGGACCCCGGTGATCCTCAACATGGTGACGCTCGTGCTCTTCGCCTCGGGCTGCGTGTTCACGCTCATCCTCGGGCTGAGGGCACCGCGGGACCCTCGGGTGGCCGAGCTGCTTTTTCTCATCGTGGCGTTCTTCCTGCTGTTCAACAAGGTGTGGAGCCCCCAGTACTCGCTGTGGCTTGTCGTCCCCGCGGTGCTCGCCCTGCCTCGCTGGCGGCTGCTTTTGGCGTGGATGACGATGGATATGATGGTGTGGCCCATCCTCATGTGGCACCTGCTTGGCGTGGACAACAACGGCCTACCCGGGGAGGCCGTCAACGTCATCGTCATCGCCCGCGACGCCTTCGTCGTTGCGATGGTCATCCTCGTGGTGCGCCAGATGCTAGGCCGGTCGAAGGACGCGGTCGCGGCGGCCCACGGCGGCCACGACCCGCTCCTGACCACCCCAGCGCAGTGGGGGCGGCCATGACCACCCCCACCATCGTCGGCATCGTGTCCATCGTGATCGGGTTTGCGCTGATCGGGGCCTCCTTCTACGTCACGTCGCGCACGCGCAACGTCCCGCTCGCCGTCGGTCTGGGCATCGCGGCGTTCGTCTTCATCACCGTGATCCCCGTGGTCCTCGCGGTGTTTATCGCCGCGCCGAACCCGGGGGTGTGAGGCGCTGCTCGGGCGTCGATAAGCATTTTGCCCTGTCATAGCGGTGGGGTACGCTGGAAAAGTTGCTTGACGCAACGACCCTCCTGCCACCGCGAGGTGCGGTGGCCGAAACCGTAAATTTTGAGACCATAGGAGGTGATGAGGTCCGTGCGTCACTACGAAGTAATGATCATCCTCGACCCGCAGCAGGATGAGCGCACCGTTGCCCCGTCCCTGGACAAGTTCCTGGAGATCGTCCGCAAGGACAACGGCACGGTAGAGAAGGTTGATGTCTGGGGCAAGCGCCGTCTGGCCTACCCGATCAACAAGAAGGAAGAGGGCTTCTACGCTGTTGTGAACCTCGAGTGCGAGGCCGACACCGTGGGCGAGTTCGACCGTGTCCTGAACCTGAACGACAACATCCTGCGCACCAAGGTTCTGCGCACCGACAAGTAAGAACGGTTAGGCTCGTTCCCACAGCGCCGAATACGGGCGTGACAGGCACAATCGAGCCGAGCGTCGTGCGAGGAAGGTAGAAGACCATGGCCCAAGGAGAAACCCCCATCACCGTTATCGGCAACCTCGTTGCCGACCCGGAGTTGCGGTTCACCGCGGCGGGGGCCCCGGTGGCGAACTTCCGTGTCGCCTCCACCCCCCGTACATTCAACCGCGACACGAACCAGTGGGAGGACGGCGAGTCCCTGTTTTTGACGTGCAACGTGTGGCGTCAGACAGCGGAAAACGTCGCCGAGTCCCTCACCAAGGGCATGCGCGTGATCGTGCAGGGCCGCCTGCGCCAGCGTTCCTTCCAGACCCGCGAGGGCGAAAACCGCACCGTGTTCGAGGTGGAGGTCGACGAGGTCGGCCCCTCCCTGAAGTACGCGACCGCGTCCGTGACCCGCACGCCGCGTGAGGGCGGCCAAGGCGGGTACGGCGGCGGCCAGCAGCAGTCGCGCCCGCAGCAGGGCGGCGGTTTCGGTGGCGGCCAGCAGCAGTCGCGCCCGCAGCAGGGCGGCGGTTTCAGCGGCGGCCAGCAGCAGGGCGGCAACCGGCAGCCTGAGAACGACCCGTGGAATTCTGCACCCCCCGCCGGCGGCTTCGGCGGGATGGACGACGAGCCCCCGTTCTAAACGTTTTCACAGACCAGAATTTTTCAACTCAAGGAAGGTTAGGATTCATGAAGCTGATCCTCACCGCTGCCGTTGATAACCTTGGCGAACCCGGCGACGTTGTCGAGGTCAAGGACGGCTACGGACGTAACTTCCTGCTCCCGCGCGGCCTGGCGATCCCGGCCACCCGCGGCGCAGAGAAGCAGATCGAAGACATCAAGCGCGTTCAGACTGAGCGCCAGGTCCGCGACCTGGACCACGCCAAGGAGCTGCGCGACCAGCTTGACCAGCTGACCGGCGTGAAGGTCACGGTTCGCACCGCGAACAACGGCAAGCTGTTCGGCTCCGTCAAGCCGGGCGACATCGCCGACGCGGTCAAGGCCGCCGGCGGCCCCTCGCTGGACAAGCGCCGCATCGATGTGCCGAAGGGCCTCATCACCAAGACCGGCGGCTACCAGGTGAAGGTGAACCTCCACGACGACGTGGAGGGCAAGGTGAACTTCGAGGTCGCAGGCGCCTAAGACGCCGCGACGGCCCGCGTAGGGCCCAACGACAACAGCTTTTCGCGCTGGCCCCACTTGTGAGGAGTGGGGCCAGCGCTTTTTGCACATGCTTATCGACGCCCACCCCTGTGGATAACTCATCGACCTGTGTATTTCTCTCCCACGTCCCGCAACATCGCAGGTCACACGGGCCTGCGAGCAGCGACCGGCGTCGCTCGCGAGCACTACGTTATCCACAGGGTTGTGGGTGTGTGTGGACAACCCCGCGTGTGCCGACGAGTTATCCACAGCGCGCTACGATAGGCGCAATTGACCACAACGGAGGTATCACATGGCAGGCGCACACGCGGCGGGCTCCGCGAACTCGGGCGATTTCGGGGCGTTCGCGGACACCGACGACGACTACGTCCTTCCGCCGGAGCCGGCGGAGCCGGGCTACTCGCGCGACCGCTCTGACAGTGGCCGCTTCGACCGTTTCGACCGTGACCGGGGAGACCTGCGCGAGTACAGGCAGCCGCCGCACGACGAGCGCGCCGAGCGCGGCGTCCTCGGCGCCATGCTGCTCAGCCCCGACACGGTTGTCGACGTGACCGACACGCTGCGCGCCGAGGACTTCTACTACCCGGCGCACCAGCTCATCTTTGGCGCGGTCGTCGAACTGTTTTCCCAGGGCAGCGACATCGACGTCCTCATTGTCGTCGGCCGCCTCGACCGCCTCAACCAGCTGGAACGCGTCGGCGGTGCGCCCTACCTGCATACCCTCATCTCAGAGGTGCCCACCGCCGCGAACGCGCGCTACTACGCGGACATCGTGGCGGAGAAGTCGTTGCTGCGCCAGCTGGTCAACGCCGGCACCCGCGTCGTGCAGTACGGCTACGAGGGCGACGAGGGCATGGAGGTCGAGCAGATCGTCGACCGCGCCCAGCAGGAGGTCTTTGCCGTCTCCCGCAAGAAGGCGGGGGAGGACTATAAATCCCTGTCGGAGCTGCTCAAGCCCACCATCGACGAGCTGGCGCTCATCGAACAGGGCGGCGGGCTGGAGCAGGGCGTGCCCACGGGCTTCCTCGATCTCGACCGTCTGACCAACGGCCTTCACGCAGGGCAGATGGTCATCATCGCCGCGCGACCCGGCGTGGGCAAGTCCACACTGGCGCTCGATTTCATGCGCTCCTGCTCGATCGCTCACGGCAAGACCTCGGTCATTTTTTCGCTGGAGATGAGCGCCTCCGAGATCATCATGCGCATGCTGTCGGCCGAGACGGAGATCAAGCTCGCCGCCATGCGCTCGGGCCAGATGGCGGAGGCGGACTGGGAGAAGCTGACGCAGCGGCTCACCGAGATCCAGGACGCGCCGCTGTTTATCGACGACTCGCCGAACCTGACCATGATGGAGATCCGCAAAAAGGCCCGCGACCTCAAGCGCAGCCACGGTCTCGACCTCATCGTGCTGGACTACCTGCAGCTCATGAGCTCCGGGCGCAAGGTGGAGTCGCGCCAGCAGGAGGTGTCGGAGTTCTCCCGCAGCCTCAAGCTGCTGGCCAAGGAGCTTGAGGTCCCGGTCATCGCTATTTCCCAGCTCAACCGTGGCCCGGAGGCGCGCACCGACAAGAAACCGCAGCTGGCTGACCTGCGCGAATCGGGCTCGCTCGAGCAGGACGCGGACATGGTGTTCCTTCTCTACCGCCCGGACTCGCAGAACCAAGACGACGAGCGCGCAGGCGAGGCCGACATCATCGTGGCGAAGCACCGCGGCGGGCCGATCGACACCATACCGGTCGCGCACCAGCTGCACTACTCGCGCTTTGTCAACATGGCCCACGGCTAAAGCATGACATCTCAACCCCAGCTCAAAGGCTTAGGGAAGCCTCGCCAACGGTGACAGCGTCGCGGCGTCCGCATATTATGCCAGATAAGAGCGTTTTTCGCCGTCTGCCGTGATCATTCTGGGAGGGCCACCATGACTGTCCGATCCATCAAAGCTACCGAGCCGTGCGCGCACACCGTGGCGCGCCTCGACGGGTCCATCACCGTCGCGCGTACCGACACCTCTACGGTTCTCTACAACCTGCCCCGCGACATTGGGGAGCTCGACGACAAGGTGGGCAAACCCTCGTGGCGCGCGCGCCTTAGCGCAGCGCTACGCCGCGCTGCTCCGGAAGAGTAAAAGCAGCGACGCACGCGACCGCAAAAGCCGCCGCGAATAGCCCGAAGGCCAAGAACGGCCCGCCCGCCGCGACGAGCGGCGGGACCACCAGCGGAGCGATGATCGAGCCGATGCGCCCGAACGCCGCGCCGGCCCCCGTGCCCGTGGCCCGCACGGAGGTTGGGTAGAGCTCCGGCCCGATGGCATAGAACGCGCCCCACGCCCCCAGGTTGAAAAAGGAAAGCAAGCAGCCCGCGGCGATGATCTGCCAGGGCGCACCAGCCATGCCGTAAAGGAACGCTGCGACAGCGGAACCCGCGAGAAAGACGGACAGCGTCACGCGGCGGCCCCAGCGCTCGATGAGCCAGGCCGCGGCGGCGTAGCCCGGGAGCTGCGCCAGGGTAATCACGAGGGTGAAGGAGAAGGACCTCACGAGGGTGAAGCCTTGGCCCACGAGGAGCGAGGGGATCCAGGTGAAGGCGCCGTAGTAGGACAACGAGACGCAGAACCACACCACCCAAAACGGCAGCGTGCGGCGCCACAGATCGGGGCCCCAGATGCCGCCGCGCGGCTCGTCGTGGTGGGCGGGCGGCGGGGCGTCGTCACGCGACTGCGGGGCGGATTCCTCGAAGGAGCGGACGACGGCCTCGGCTTCCTCGTGGCGCCCTTTTGACTCCAGGAAGCGGACGGATTCCGGCAGCCCGAGGCGAACGACGATGGCGTAGGCCGCGGGGACGGCGCCGAGGGCGAGGCCCCACCGCCAGCCGTTCTCTCCCTGCGAGACGACGAACGTGCCGATCACCGCGGCCAGGATCCAGCCCACCGCCCAGAAGGCTTCGAGCACGACGACGAGGCGCCCGCGCACGCGCCGCGGAGAAAACTCGCTGACCAGCGTGGAGGCGACGGGAAGCTCCCCGCCGAGCCCGAGGCCTGTGAGGAAACGCAGCGCGATAAGCACCGCAACGGACCCGGCGAGCGCGGAGGCGCCGGTGGCCAGGCCGTAGACCACAAGCGTCAGCGCGAAGACGTGGCGCCGGCCCAGTTTGTCGGCGGCAAGCCCGGCGAGCGAGGCGCCTACCGCCATGCCGATGAAACCGGCAGAGGCGATCCACGAGGTCGTGGTGGCCTCCAGGTTCCAGTGCACCGCGAGGGCTGCGATGACGAAGGAGACGAGGCCGACGTCCATCGCGTCGAGGGCCCATCCGATGCCCGAGCCGAACAGGACTCGGCGGTGCTTCGCGGTGACGGGGAGGCGGTCCAGGCGCTCGGTGCGGGTGAGCGCCGGGGAGGCAGGTTCGTGCATGAGAGCAGATCCTACCGGGATTCGGCGGCCTCGCTCGGCGCGGACGGGGTGGAGCTGCGGGCGCGGAAGCCGCGCAGGCGCAGCGAGTTGGTGACCACGAAGACGGAGGAAAACGCCATGGCGATCCCCGCGAGCATCGGACTGAGCAGGCCGATCGCCGCCACCGGGATGAGCACGGTGTTGTAGGCGAAGGCCCAGAACAGGTTGCCCTTGATAGTCGACAGGGTCGACCGGGCGAGGCGCACCGCGTCGACCGCCGCGTTGAGCGAGTTGTTCATCAAGGTGATGTCGGAGGCCTCGATGGCGACGTCGGTGCCGGCGCCCATGGCGAGGCCGAGGTCGGCCTGGGCGAGCGCGGCAGCGTCGTTGATGCCGTCGCCGACCATGGCCACCCGCGCGCCCTCGTCCTGCAGGCGCTCGACGGCGCGCACCTTGTCCTCGGGCAGAACGCCCGAGGCGACGTTGGCGGCGTCGATCCCGACCTCTCGGGCCACGGCCTGCGCGGCCTGCGCGTTGTCGCCGGTGAGCAGATGAGGTGTCAGGCCTAGGCCGCGGAACGCCTCGATCGCGGAGGCCGCGTCGGGCTTGAGGGTGTCGCGCACGGCGATCACGCCCGCCGCCTCCCCGTCGATCTCGATGGCGACGGCGGTCGCGCCCGCGGACTCCGCGGCCGTGAAATCACGCTCGAGCGCGCCGAGCGCCGCGGAGGGCCGGCCGACGCGCACGGTGCGGCCCGCGACGGTAGCTTCTGCGCCGCGCCCGGGCAGCGCGCGGAACCCTTCCGCCTCCGCGTGCTCGGCTGGGGGAGCAGCCGCGACGATGGCGCGGGCGATCGGGTGCTCGGACCCGGCCTCCACGGCGGCTGCGGCGCGGAGCACCTCGTCCTCGCTCACACCGTCGGCCGCGGACACGGAGGTGACGCTCATCTCCCCGAGCGTGAGCGTGCCGGTCTTGTCCAGCACGACGGCGTCGACGCGGCGGGCCAGCTCGAGCACCTCGGGGCCCCGAATGAGCAGGCCTAGCTGGGCGCCGCGGCCGGTGCCGACGAGGATCGCCGTCGGCGTGGCCAACCCGAGCGCGCAGGGGCACGCGATGATGAGCACGGCGACGGCCGCGCTGAACGCCTCGCTCGCGGGCGAGCCCGCCAGCAGGTGCACCGCGAGCGTGACCACGGAAACCGCGATGACGGTGGGCACGAAGATCCGGGAGACGCGGTCAACGAGCCTTTCGACGGGCGCCTTCCCGGCCTGCGCCCGAGTAACCAGCTCCGCCATCGCCGCGAGCGTGGTCGCGTCGCGCACTCGGGTCGCCTCGACGGTGAGGCGCCCGGCGGTGTTGAGCGTCGCCCCTGTCACCGCGTCGCCCTCGCCGACGTCGACGGGGAGGGATTCGCCGGTGAGCATGGACTCGTCTACGGACGAGGATCCGCTGACCACACGGCCGTCGGTGGCGATCTTCTCGCCGGGCCGGACGACAAACACGTCGCCCACCGCGAGCTGAGAGATGGGGACGCGCACCTCGTTGCCGTC encodes:
- a CDS encoding glycosyltransferase family 87 protein; the encoded protein is MAPDPAARVQPGRTEPLAQGWVGFLGGPLGRFAVPGRASFWTPLRAILALAWVFLSLGVLSKANCAGGSPDENGVLQLDWSGARQYTSFCYNDIVPLYHGRGLDQPGFAYDYSWVEDGVTRYMEYPVLAGVFQNIMGAIARSTSGLVAGVLPEVGWYFYLTAFVMAVLWVATARMVAELAGNRVWDTLLVVGSPLLITHAFTNWDIPSIFFLVAALLAARNRRFWLAGVLIGLGTAFKLWPLFVLGAYVTLALRTRQWLPFAKMAGAAALTWVAVNLPVYLRNPEGWAEFNRLNTERGWEWTTIYAVISRITGWGGFDGEGTPVILNMVTLVLFASGCVFTLILGLRAPRDPRVAELLFLIVAFFLLFNKVWSPQYSLWLVVPAVLALPRWRLLLAWMTMDMMVWPILMWHLLGVDNNGLPGEAVNVIVIARDAFVVAMVILVVRQMLGRSKDAVAAAHGGHDPLLTTPAQWGRP
- the rpsF gene encoding 30S ribosomal protein S6; this encodes MRSVRHYEVMIILDPQQDERTVAPSLDKFLEIVRKDNGTVEKVDVWGKRRLAYPINKKEEGFYAVVNLECEADTVGEFDRVLNLNDNILRTKVLRTDK
- a CDS encoding single-stranded DNA-binding protein; this encodes MAQGETPITVIGNLVADPELRFTAAGAPVANFRVASTPRTFNRDTNQWEDGESLFLTCNVWRQTAENVAESLTKGMRVIVQGRLRQRSFQTREGENRTVFEVEVDEVGPSLKYATASVTRTPREGGQGGYGGGQQQSRPQQGGGFGGGQQQSRPQQGGGFSGGQQQGGNRQPENDPWNSAPPAGGFGGMDDEPPF
- the rplI gene encoding 50S ribosomal protein L9 — translated: MKLILTAAVDNLGEPGDVVEVKDGYGRNFLLPRGLAIPATRGAEKQIEDIKRVQTERQVRDLDHAKELRDQLDQLTGVKVTVRTANNGKLFGSVKPGDIADAVKAAGGPSLDKRRIDVPKGLITKTGGYQVKVNLHDDVEGKVNFEVAGA
- the dnaB gene encoding replicative DNA helicase, with the protein product MAGAHAAGSANSGDFGAFADTDDDYVLPPEPAEPGYSRDRSDSGRFDRFDRDRGDLREYRQPPHDERAERGVLGAMLLSPDTVVDVTDTLRAEDFYYPAHQLIFGAVVELFSQGSDIDVLIVVGRLDRLNQLERVGGAPYLHTLISEVPTAANARYYADIVAEKSLLRQLVNAGTRVVQYGYEGDEGMEVEQIVDRAQQEVFAVSRKKAGEDYKSLSELLKPTIDELALIEQGGGLEQGVPTGFLDLDRLTNGLHAGQMVIIAARPGVGKSTLALDFMRSCSIAHGKTSVIFSLEMSASEIIMRMLSAETEIKLAAMRSGQMAEADWEKLTQRLTEIQDAPLFIDDSPNLTMMEIRKKARDLKRSHGLDLIVLDYLQLMSSGRKVESRQQEVSEFSRSLKLLAKELEVPVIAISQLNRGPEARTDKKPQLADLRESGSLEQDADMVFLLYRPDSQNQDDERAGEADIIVAKHRGGPIDTIPVAHQLHYSRFVNMAHG
- a CDS encoding MFS transporter; protein product: MHEPASPALTRTERLDRLPVTAKHRRVLFGSGIGWALDAMDVGLVSFVIAALAVHWNLEATTTSWIASAGFIGMAVGASLAGLAADKLGRRHVFALTLVVYGLATGASALAGSVAVLIALRFLTGLGLGGELPVASTLVSEFSPRRVRGRLVVVLEAFWAVGWILAAVIGTFVVSQGENGWRWGLALGAVPAAYAIVVRLGLPESVRFLESKGRHEEAEAVVRSFEESAPQSRDDAPPPAHHDEPRGGIWGPDLWRRTLPFWVVWFCVSLSYYGAFTWIPSLLVGQGFTLVRSFSFTLVITLAQLPGYAAAAWLIERWGRRVTLSVFLAGSAVAAFLYGMAGAPWQIIAAGCLLSFFNLGAWGAFYAIGPELYPTSVRATGTGAGAAFGRIGSIIAPLVVPPLVAAGGPFLAFGLFAAAFAVACVAAFTLPEQRGVALR
- a CDS encoding heavy metal translocating P-type ATPase, producing the protein MTAPDTTTLSRVDLGVTGMTCTSCSARVQRKLNKLEGVDATVNYSTETASVSYDSARSTQEDLIEAVRGAGYDAFPLAGPGRGEEASPSTQLDDARDKEAARLGRTTAWSALITVPVVLVSMIPALQFPNWQWAVFAATTLVFFSAGAEFHRATLANLRHGATTMDTLISLGTTAAYVWSAVALFGGPPGEDIYLETVCVIITFLLLGRWIEVRAKGRSSRAMRDLLDMGAKEATLLRDGNEVRVPISQLAVGDVFVVRPGEKIATDGRVVSGSSSVDESMLTGESLPVDVGEGDAVTGATLNTAGRLTVEATRVRDATTLAAMAELVTRAQAGKAPVERLVDRVSRIFVPTVIAVSVVTLAVHLLAGSPASEAFSAAVAVLIIACPCALGLATPTAILVGTGRGAQLGLLIRGPEVLELARRVDAVVLDKTGTLTLGEMSVTSVSAADGVSEDEVLRAAAAVEAGSEHPIARAIVAAAPPAEHAEAEGFRALPGRGAEATVAGRTVRVGRPSAALGALERDFTAAESAGATAVAIEIDGEAAGVIAVRDTLKPDAASAIEAFRGLGLTPHLLTGDNAQAAQAVAREVGIDAANVASGVLPEDKVRAVERLQDEGARVAMVGDGINDAAALAQADLGLAMGAGTDVAIEASDITLMNNSLNAAVDAVRLARSTLSTIKGNLFWAFAYNTVLIPVAAIGLLSPMLAGIAMAFSSVFVVTNSLRLRGFRARSSTPSAPSEAAESR